One window of the Populus nigra chromosome 4, ddPopNigr1.1, whole genome shotgun sequence genome contains the following:
- the LOC133691139 gene encoding inactive protein kinase SELMODRAFT_444075-like isoform X2, protein MFQEKTEQQQSQQRATNTVADQVVIAVKAEKVMSKAALAWALTHVVHPGDCITLLAVFSNEKSGKKFWNFPRLAGDCGSNQLERLPDRVCEISENCSQMVLQFHNQIEVGVRIKVVSSTPGSVVAAEARRNGANWVVLDKKLRQELKHCIEELHCNIVVMKGSKAKVLRLNLGSSNEIQTPYYSAASSPGMDVGKLLGHSKKHSTPVSSPEEQRLNEEKYKSKNNQSNYDDQLRSMYSDGERIISLSTDPISAVTSDQKSVFWIPQNHIVDEKAPITRNCKNTCEIKSPTSRTLLDKFVQYDRDARAGRLDHSHQKETVSSGIKHAVSLGRNSSVPPPLCSLCQHKAPTFGKPPRQFSYEELEEATEGFSDMNFLAEGGFSNVYRGVLRDGQVVAVKLLKYGGSQADADFCREVRVLSCAQHRNVVLLIGFCIDGKKRVLVYEYICNRSLEFHLHGNKRPPLDWNLRMKIAIGTARGLRYLHEDCRVGCVVHRDMRPNNILVTHDFEPMVADFGLARWHAECNISSEGRVNRTSGYLAPEYINSGKTTPTVDVFAFGVVLLELMTGQRISKLQFYKGQNFLSDLIHPVSALEPCHALENIYQLLDPCLASEQLPVFAYQLQAVGVATSLCLRQDPETRPPMSKVLRILEGGDLAVPLSLDLNSVGNRSGRLHGVSLNTQPDGRRGHSRKLSH, encoded by the exons ATGTTTCAGGAGAAAACTGAACAACAACAGAGCCAGCAACGCGCCACGAACACGGTGGCAGACCAAGTGGTGATCGCAGTGAAAGCAGAGAAAGTGATGTCCAAGGCAGCATTGGCTTGGGCTCTCACTCACGTTGTCCATCCTGGAGATTGCATAACGTTGCTTGCTGTCTTTTCAAACGAAAAATCCG GTAAAAAATTCTGGAATTTTCCGAGGTTGGCAGGAGATTGTGGGAGCAATCAACTTGAGAGGTTGCCGGATCGTGTTTGCGAAATATCTGAGAATTGTTCTCAGATGGTGCTTCAGTTTCATAACCAAATCGAG GTTGGAGTAAGGATTAAGGTGGTATCAAGTACACCCGGCAGTGTCGTGGCAGCTGAAGCAAGGCGCAATGGAGCCAACTGGGTTGTACTGGACAA AAAACTCAGGCAAGAGCTGAAGCACTGCATAGAGGAACTTCACTGCAACATTGTTGTAATGAAAGGTTCTAAAGCAAAAGTCCTTAGGCTTAACTTGGGAAGCTCGAATGAAATCCAAACCCCATACTATTCTGCTGCTTCTTCACCAGGAATGGATGTCGGAAAGCTGCTGGGACACAGTAAGAAGCATTCTACTCCAGTGAGCAGCCCTGAAGAACAAA GACtgaatgaagaaaaatacaaatcaaaaaataatcaaagcaaCTACGATGACCAGCTTAGATCTATGTACTCTGATGGGGAAAGAATCATTTCTTTATCAACAGACCCAATATCAGCTGTAACCAGTGATCAGAAGAGTGTATTTTGGATTCCCCAAAACCACATTGTTGATGAGAAGGCCCCCATAACCCGAAATTGCAAAAATACTTGCGAAATTAAATCCCCAACTTCAAGAACTCTTCTTGATAAGTTTGTGCAATATGATCGAGATGCTCGGGCTGGGAGGCTCGACCATAGCCATCAAAAAGAGACTGTAAGCTCAGGTATCAAACATGCAGTTTCTTTAGGTAGAAATTCTTCAGTGCCCCCTCCTTTATGTTCTTTGTGCCAACACAAGGCACCCACTTTTGGAAAACCTCCAAGACAGTTCTCTTATGAGGAGCTGGAGGAAGCTACAGAAGGATTCTCGGATATGAATTTCTTGGCGGAAGGTGGTTTTAGCAATGTTTACAGGGGGGTGTTAAGGGATGGGCAGGTAGTTGCAGTGAAGCTCTTAAAGTATGGTGGCTCTCAAGCAGATGCTGATTTCTGCAGGGAAGTGAGGGTATTGAGCTGTGCACAACATAGGAACGTTGTTTTGTTAATTGGGTTTTGCATTGATGGCAAGAAGAGAGTATTGGTTTACGAGTACATATGCAATAGGTCACTGGAGTTCCATTTACACG GAAACAAAAGACCACCTCTAGATTGGAACCTAAGGATGAAAATAGCAATCGGGACAGCAAGAGGTTTACGGTATCTTCATGAAGATTGCAGAGTGGGTTGTGTGGTGCACAGAGACATGAGGCCTAATAATATCCTCGTAACCCATGATTTTGAACCTATG GTTGCTGATTTTGGGCTAGCTAGGTGGCACGCTGAATGTAATATCAGTAGCGAAGGGCGAGTGAATAGAACTTCAGG GTATCTTGCACCAGAGTATATCAATAGTGGAAAGACTACGCCGACAGTTGATGTATTTGCATTTGGAGTGGTTTTATTAGAGCTAATGACAGGTCAAAGAATCAGCAAGTTGCAATTTTACAAGGGACAGAATTTTTTATCTGACTTGATCCACCCTGTCTCTGCATTAGAACCATGTCATGCCTTggaaaatatttatcaattacTGGATCCATGTTTGGCCTCAGAACAACTCCCTGTCTTTGCCTATCAACTACAAGCTGTGGGCGTAGCCACTTCCTTGTGTCTCCGTCAAGATCCAGAGACCAGACCTCCAATGTCAAAG GTCCTTAGAATACTTGAGGGAGGAGATTTGGCAGTTCCTCTGAGCTTAGACTTGAATTCAGTTGGCAATAGAAGTGGCCGTCTGCATGGTGTGAGCTTGAACACACAGCCTGACGGAAGGAGGGGTCATTCTCGTAAGCTTTCTCACTGA
- the LOC133691139 gene encoding inactive protein kinase SELMODRAFT_444075-like isoform X1 — translation MFQEKTEQQQSQQRATNTVADQVVIAVKAEKVMSKAALAWALTHVVHPGDCITLLAVFSNEKSGKKFWNFPRLAGDCGSNQLERLPDRVCEISENCSQMVLQFHNQIEVGVRIKVVSSTPGSVVAAEARRNGANWVVLDKKLRQELKHCIEELHCNIVVMKGSKAKVLRLNLGSSNEIQTPYYSAASSPGMDVGKLLGHSKKHSTPVSSPEEQSTSYSKTREDSSSLSNDTEMPPFLVYEKNPLFVGLNEEKYKSKNNQSNYDDQLRSMYSDGERIISLSTDPISAVTSDQKSVFWIPQNHIVDEKAPITRNCKNTCEIKSPTSRTLLDKFVQYDRDARAGRLDHSHQKETVSSGIKHAVSLGRNSSVPPPLCSLCQHKAPTFGKPPRQFSYEELEEATEGFSDMNFLAEGGFSNVYRGVLRDGQVVAVKLLKYGGSQADADFCREVRVLSCAQHRNVVLLIGFCIDGKKRVLVYEYICNRSLEFHLHGNKRPPLDWNLRMKIAIGTARGLRYLHEDCRVGCVVHRDMRPNNILVTHDFEPMVADFGLARWHAECNISSEGRVNRTSGYLAPEYINSGKTTPTVDVFAFGVVLLELMTGQRISKLQFYKGQNFLSDLIHPVSALEPCHALENIYQLLDPCLASEQLPVFAYQLQAVGVATSLCLRQDPETRPPMSKVLRILEGGDLAVPLSLDLNSVGNRSGRLHGVSLNTQPDGRRGHSRKLSH, via the exons ATGTTTCAGGAGAAAACTGAACAACAACAGAGCCAGCAACGCGCCACGAACACGGTGGCAGACCAAGTGGTGATCGCAGTGAAAGCAGAGAAAGTGATGTCCAAGGCAGCATTGGCTTGGGCTCTCACTCACGTTGTCCATCCTGGAGATTGCATAACGTTGCTTGCTGTCTTTTCAAACGAAAAATCCG GTAAAAAATTCTGGAATTTTCCGAGGTTGGCAGGAGATTGTGGGAGCAATCAACTTGAGAGGTTGCCGGATCGTGTTTGCGAAATATCTGAGAATTGTTCTCAGATGGTGCTTCAGTTTCATAACCAAATCGAG GTTGGAGTAAGGATTAAGGTGGTATCAAGTACACCCGGCAGTGTCGTGGCAGCTGAAGCAAGGCGCAATGGAGCCAACTGGGTTGTACTGGACAA AAAACTCAGGCAAGAGCTGAAGCACTGCATAGAGGAACTTCACTGCAACATTGTTGTAATGAAAGGTTCTAAAGCAAAAGTCCTTAGGCTTAACTTGGGAAGCTCGAATGAAATCCAAACCCCATACTATTCTGCTGCTTCTTCACCAGGAATGGATGTCGGAAAGCTGCTGGGACACAGTAAGAAGCATTCTACTCCAGTGAGCAGCCCTGAAGAACAAAGTACTTCATACTCAAAAACCAGAGAAGATTCATCGTCATTAAGCAATGATACAGAAATGCCGCCTTTTcttgtttatgaaaaaaatcctCTTTTTGTAGGACtgaatgaagaaaaatacaaatcaaaaaataatcaaagcaaCTACGATGACCAGCTTAGATCTATGTACTCTGATGGGGAAAGAATCATTTCTTTATCAACAGACCCAATATCAGCTGTAACCAGTGATCAGAAGAGTGTATTTTGGATTCCCCAAAACCACATTGTTGATGAGAAGGCCCCCATAACCCGAAATTGCAAAAATACTTGCGAAATTAAATCCCCAACTTCAAGAACTCTTCTTGATAAGTTTGTGCAATATGATCGAGATGCTCGGGCTGGGAGGCTCGACCATAGCCATCAAAAAGAGACTGTAAGCTCAGGTATCAAACATGCAGTTTCTTTAGGTAGAAATTCTTCAGTGCCCCCTCCTTTATGTTCTTTGTGCCAACACAAGGCACCCACTTTTGGAAAACCTCCAAGACAGTTCTCTTATGAGGAGCTGGAGGAAGCTACAGAAGGATTCTCGGATATGAATTTCTTGGCGGAAGGTGGTTTTAGCAATGTTTACAGGGGGGTGTTAAGGGATGGGCAGGTAGTTGCAGTGAAGCTCTTAAAGTATGGTGGCTCTCAAGCAGATGCTGATTTCTGCAGGGAAGTGAGGGTATTGAGCTGTGCACAACATAGGAACGTTGTTTTGTTAATTGGGTTTTGCATTGATGGCAAGAAGAGAGTATTGGTTTACGAGTACATATGCAATAGGTCACTGGAGTTCCATTTACACG GAAACAAAAGACCACCTCTAGATTGGAACCTAAGGATGAAAATAGCAATCGGGACAGCAAGAGGTTTACGGTATCTTCATGAAGATTGCAGAGTGGGTTGTGTGGTGCACAGAGACATGAGGCCTAATAATATCCTCGTAACCCATGATTTTGAACCTATG GTTGCTGATTTTGGGCTAGCTAGGTGGCACGCTGAATGTAATATCAGTAGCGAAGGGCGAGTGAATAGAACTTCAGG GTATCTTGCACCAGAGTATATCAATAGTGGAAAGACTACGCCGACAGTTGATGTATTTGCATTTGGAGTGGTTTTATTAGAGCTAATGACAGGTCAAAGAATCAGCAAGTTGCAATTTTACAAGGGACAGAATTTTTTATCTGACTTGATCCACCCTGTCTCTGCATTAGAACCATGTCATGCCTTggaaaatatttatcaattacTGGATCCATGTTTGGCCTCAGAACAACTCCCTGTCTTTGCCTATCAACTACAAGCTGTGGGCGTAGCCACTTCCTTGTGTCTCCGTCAAGATCCAGAGACCAGACCTCCAATGTCAAAG GTCCTTAGAATACTTGAGGGAGGAGATTTGGCAGTTCCTCTGAGCTTAGACTTGAATTCAGTTGGCAATAGAAGTGGCCGTCTGCATGGTGTGAGCTTGAACACACAGCCTGACGGAAGGAGGGGTCATTCTCGTAAGCTTTCTCACTGA
- the LOC133691139 gene encoding inactive protein kinase SELMODRAFT_444075-like isoform X3, which yields MCYIWTWVGVRIKVVSSTPGSVVAAEARRNGANWVVLDKKLRQELKHCIEELHCNIVVMKGSKAKVLRLNLGSSNEIQTPYYSAASSPGMDVGKLLGHSKKHSTPVSSPEEQSTSYSKTREDSSSLSNDTEMPPFLVYEKNPLFVGLNEEKYKSKNNQSNYDDQLRSMYSDGERIISLSTDPISAVTSDQKSVFWIPQNHIVDEKAPITRNCKNTCEIKSPTSRTLLDKFVQYDRDARAGRLDHSHQKETVSSGIKHAVSLGRNSSVPPPLCSLCQHKAPTFGKPPRQFSYEELEEATEGFSDMNFLAEGGFSNVYRGVLRDGQVVAVKLLKYGGSQADADFCREVRVLSCAQHRNVVLLIGFCIDGKKRVLVYEYICNRSLEFHLHGNKRPPLDWNLRMKIAIGTARGLRYLHEDCRVGCVVHRDMRPNNILVTHDFEPMVADFGLARWHAECNISSEGRVNRTSGYLAPEYINSGKTTPTVDVFAFGVVLLELMTGQRISKLQFYKGQNFLSDLIHPVSALEPCHALENIYQLLDPCLASEQLPVFAYQLQAVGVATSLCLRQDPETRPPMSKVLRILEGGDLAVPLSLDLNSVGNRSGRLHGVSLNTQPDGRRGHSRKLSH from the exons ATGTGCTATATTTGGACTTGG GTTGGAGTAAGGATTAAGGTGGTATCAAGTACACCCGGCAGTGTCGTGGCAGCTGAAGCAAGGCGCAATGGAGCCAACTGGGTTGTACTGGACAA AAAACTCAGGCAAGAGCTGAAGCACTGCATAGAGGAACTTCACTGCAACATTGTTGTAATGAAAGGTTCTAAAGCAAAAGTCCTTAGGCTTAACTTGGGAAGCTCGAATGAAATCCAAACCCCATACTATTCTGCTGCTTCTTCACCAGGAATGGATGTCGGAAAGCTGCTGGGACACAGTAAGAAGCATTCTACTCCAGTGAGCAGCCCTGAAGAACAAAGTACTTCATACTCAAAAACCAGAGAAGATTCATCGTCATTAAGCAATGATACAGAAATGCCGCCTTTTcttgtttatgaaaaaaatcctCTTTTTGTAGGACtgaatgaagaaaaatacaaatcaaaaaataatcaaagcaaCTACGATGACCAGCTTAGATCTATGTACTCTGATGGGGAAAGAATCATTTCTTTATCAACAGACCCAATATCAGCTGTAACCAGTGATCAGAAGAGTGTATTTTGGATTCCCCAAAACCACATTGTTGATGAGAAGGCCCCCATAACCCGAAATTGCAAAAATACTTGCGAAATTAAATCCCCAACTTCAAGAACTCTTCTTGATAAGTTTGTGCAATATGATCGAGATGCTCGGGCTGGGAGGCTCGACCATAGCCATCAAAAAGAGACTGTAAGCTCAGGTATCAAACATGCAGTTTCTTTAGGTAGAAATTCTTCAGTGCCCCCTCCTTTATGTTCTTTGTGCCAACACAAGGCACCCACTTTTGGAAAACCTCCAAGACAGTTCTCTTATGAGGAGCTGGAGGAAGCTACAGAAGGATTCTCGGATATGAATTTCTTGGCGGAAGGTGGTTTTAGCAATGTTTACAGGGGGGTGTTAAGGGATGGGCAGGTAGTTGCAGTGAAGCTCTTAAAGTATGGTGGCTCTCAAGCAGATGCTGATTTCTGCAGGGAAGTGAGGGTATTGAGCTGTGCACAACATAGGAACGTTGTTTTGTTAATTGGGTTTTGCATTGATGGCAAGAAGAGAGTATTGGTTTACGAGTACATATGCAATAGGTCACTGGAGTTCCATTTACACG GAAACAAAAGACCACCTCTAGATTGGAACCTAAGGATGAAAATAGCAATCGGGACAGCAAGAGGTTTACGGTATCTTCATGAAGATTGCAGAGTGGGTTGTGTGGTGCACAGAGACATGAGGCCTAATAATATCCTCGTAACCCATGATTTTGAACCTATG GTTGCTGATTTTGGGCTAGCTAGGTGGCACGCTGAATGTAATATCAGTAGCGAAGGGCGAGTGAATAGAACTTCAGG GTATCTTGCACCAGAGTATATCAATAGTGGAAAGACTACGCCGACAGTTGATGTATTTGCATTTGGAGTGGTTTTATTAGAGCTAATGACAGGTCAAAGAATCAGCAAGTTGCAATTTTACAAGGGACAGAATTTTTTATCTGACTTGATCCACCCTGTCTCTGCATTAGAACCATGTCATGCCTTggaaaatatttatcaattacTGGATCCATGTTTGGCCTCAGAACAACTCCCTGTCTTTGCCTATCAACTACAAGCTGTGGGCGTAGCCACTTCCTTGTGTCTCCGTCAAGATCCAGAGACCAGACCTCCAATGTCAAAG GTCCTTAGAATACTTGAGGGAGGAGATTTGGCAGTTCCTCTGAGCTTAGACTTGAATTCAGTTGGCAATAGAAGTGGCCGTCTGCATGGTGTGAGCTTGAACACACAGCCTGACGGAAGGAGGGGTCATTCTCGTAAGCTTTCTCACTGA
- the LOC133691139 gene encoding proline-rich receptor-like protein kinase PERK15 isoform X4, giving the protein MEPTGLYWTSNYTSKKKLRQELKHCIEELHCNIVVMKGSKAKVLRLNLGSSNEIQTPYYSAASSPGMDVGKLLGHSKKHSTPVSSPEEQSTSYSKTREDSSSLSNDTEMPPFLVYEKNPLFVGLNEEKYKSKNNQSNYDDQLRSMYSDGERIISLSTDPISAVTSDQKSVFWIPQNHIVDEKAPITRNCKNTCEIKSPTSRTLLDKFVQYDRDARAGRLDHSHQKETVSSGIKHAVSLGRNSSVPPPLCSLCQHKAPTFGKPPRQFSYEELEEATEGFSDMNFLAEGGFSNVYRGVLRDGQVVAVKLLKYGGSQADADFCREVRVLSCAQHRNVVLLIGFCIDGKKRVLVYEYICNRSLEFHLHGNKRPPLDWNLRMKIAIGTARGLRYLHEDCRVGCVVHRDMRPNNILVTHDFEPMVADFGLARWHAECNISSEGRVNRTSGYLAPEYINSGKTTPTVDVFAFGVVLLELMTGQRISKLQFYKGQNFLSDLIHPVSALEPCHALENIYQLLDPCLASEQLPVFAYQLQAVGVATSLCLRQDPETRPPMSKVLRILEGGDLAVPLSLDLNSVGNRSGRLHGVSLNTQPDGRRGHSRKLSH; this is encoded by the exons ATGGAGCCAACTGGGTTGTACTGGACAAGTAATTACACatcaaaaaa AAAACTCAGGCAAGAGCTGAAGCACTGCATAGAGGAACTTCACTGCAACATTGTTGTAATGAAAGGTTCTAAAGCAAAAGTCCTTAGGCTTAACTTGGGAAGCTCGAATGAAATCCAAACCCCATACTATTCTGCTGCTTCTTCACCAGGAATGGATGTCGGAAAGCTGCTGGGACACAGTAAGAAGCATTCTACTCCAGTGAGCAGCCCTGAAGAACAAAGTACTTCATACTCAAAAACCAGAGAAGATTCATCGTCATTAAGCAATGATACAGAAATGCCGCCTTTTcttgtttatgaaaaaaatcctCTTTTTGTAGGACtgaatgaagaaaaatacaaatcaaaaaataatcaaagcaaCTACGATGACCAGCTTAGATCTATGTACTCTGATGGGGAAAGAATCATTTCTTTATCAACAGACCCAATATCAGCTGTAACCAGTGATCAGAAGAGTGTATTTTGGATTCCCCAAAACCACATTGTTGATGAGAAGGCCCCCATAACCCGAAATTGCAAAAATACTTGCGAAATTAAATCCCCAACTTCAAGAACTCTTCTTGATAAGTTTGTGCAATATGATCGAGATGCTCGGGCTGGGAGGCTCGACCATAGCCATCAAAAAGAGACTGTAAGCTCAGGTATCAAACATGCAGTTTCTTTAGGTAGAAATTCTTCAGTGCCCCCTCCTTTATGTTCTTTGTGCCAACACAAGGCACCCACTTTTGGAAAACCTCCAAGACAGTTCTCTTATGAGGAGCTGGAGGAAGCTACAGAAGGATTCTCGGATATGAATTTCTTGGCGGAAGGTGGTTTTAGCAATGTTTACAGGGGGGTGTTAAGGGATGGGCAGGTAGTTGCAGTGAAGCTCTTAAAGTATGGTGGCTCTCAAGCAGATGCTGATTTCTGCAGGGAAGTGAGGGTATTGAGCTGTGCACAACATAGGAACGTTGTTTTGTTAATTGGGTTTTGCATTGATGGCAAGAAGAGAGTATTGGTTTACGAGTACATATGCAATAGGTCACTGGAGTTCCATTTACACG GAAACAAAAGACCACCTCTAGATTGGAACCTAAGGATGAAAATAGCAATCGGGACAGCAAGAGGTTTACGGTATCTTCATGAAGATTGCAGAGTGGGTTGTGTGGTGCACAGAGACATGAGGCCTAATAATATCCTCGTAACCCATGATTTTGAACCTATG GTTGCTGATTTTGGGCTAGCTAGGTGGCACGCTGAATGTAATATCAGTAGCGAAGGGCGAGTGAATAGAACTTCAGG GTATCTTGCACCAGAGTATATCAATAGTGGAAAGACTACGCCGACAGTTGATGTATTTGCATTTGGAGTGGTTTTATTAGAGCTAATGACAGGTCAAAGAATCAGCAAGTTGCAATTTTACAAGGGACAGAATTTTTTATCTGACTTGATCCACCCTGTCTCTGCATTAGAACCATGTCATGCCTTggaaaatatttatcaattacTGGATCCATGTTTGGCCTCAGAACAACTCCCTGTCTTTGCCTATCAACTACAAGCTGTGGGCGTAGCCACTTCCTTGTGTCTCCGTCAAGATCCAGAGACCAGACCTCCAATGTCAAAG GTCCTTAGAATACTTGAGGGAGGAGATTTGGCAGTTCCTCTGAGCTTAGACTTGAATTCAGTTGGCAATAGAAGTGGCCGTCTGCATGGTGTGAGCTTGAACACACAGCCTGACGGAAGGAGGGGTCATTCTCGTAAGCTTTCTCACTGA
- the LOC133690917 gene encoding protein JINGUBANG-like, giving the protein MMNGGRGGIGSRMGDEEEIGTKFVDTGNHMPRSKFGNMMHSDPNLSATAAAIPRDEVFGYRNSSASLTGPASFDPNRMSCEGSPMTMSPWNQTGGGSNFPWSFEENLPQNGLIGSLVREEGHIYSLAATKDLLYTGSDSKNIRVWKNLKEFSGFKSSSGLVKAIIIAGEKIFTGHQDGKIRVWKVIPKNPTIHKRSGTLPTLKEILKNSIRPSAYVQVRNRSSLWIKHCDAISCLTLSEDKTLLYSASWDRTFKVWRISDSRCLESINAHDDAVNSVVASLEGLVFTGSADGTVKVWKREQQGKTTKHSPVQTLLKQESAVTSLAVNTSGSVVYCGSSDGMVNYWECEKHLSHGGVLKGHKLAVLCLAAAGNLVFSGSADKTICVWRRDGKLHACISVLTGHTGPVKCLAVEVDHEKSKDGDQRWVVYSGSLDKSVKVWSVAEMAPDMAMMEQQQQYQQHIGSDADSLPSDESSRAGKNRGK; this is encoded by the coding sequence ATGATGAACGGAGGAAGAGGAGGAATAGGCTCAAGAAtgggagatgaagaagaaatagGCACAAAGTTTGTTGACACAGGAAACCATATGCCGAGATCGAAATTCGGTAACATGATGCATTCTGATCCAAACCTTTCAGCAACAGCAGCGGCAATACCCCGCGATGAAGTTTTCGGCTATCGAAATAGCAGTGCTTCCTTAACAGGTCCTGCCAGTTTTGACCCTAACAGGATGAGCTGTGAGGGGTCTCCTATGACCATGTCACCATGGAACCAAACCGGTGGTGGTTCCAATTTTCCGTGGTCATTCGAAGAAAACCTTCCTCAAAATGGGCTAATTGGTTCGCTTGTTCGCGAAGAAGGTCACATTTATTCCTTGGCTGCAACCAAGGATCTTCTTTATACAGGTTCTGATAGCAAGAACATTCGTGTGTGGAAGAACTTGAAGGAGTTCTCTGGATTCAAATCGAGCAGCGGTTTGGTGAAAGCCATAATAATTGCTGGTGAGAAGATTTTCACCGGTCACCAGGATGGCAAGATACGGGTATGGAAGGTTATCCCAAAGAATCCAACAATACACAAGAGATCAGGAACATTGCCTACATTAAAGGAAATACTCAAGAACTCTATCAGACCAAGCGCATACGTCCAAGTTCGAAACCGTTCTTCTCTTTGGATCAAGCATTGTGATGCCATTTCATGTTTGACCCTCAGCGAGGACAAAACCCTTTTGTATTCTGCTTCCTGGGACCGGACTTTCAAGGTATGGAGAATCTCAGACTCTAGATGTCTTGAATCAATCAATGCCCACGATGATGCTGTTAATTCTGTCGTGGCGAGTCTAGAAGGCTTGGTGTTCACAGGCTCAGCTGATGGAACGGTGAAGGTGTGGAAACGAGAGCAACAAGGCAAAACGACAAAGCATTCTCCTGTTCAAACATTGTTGAAACAAGAGAGTGCGGTTACATCATTGGCCGTGAACACCTCTGGTTCGGTTGTGTACTGTGGGTCCAGTGATGGAATGGTGAATTATTGGGAATGCGAGAAGCATTTATCCCATGGTGGGGTACTTAAGGGCCACAAACTTGCTGTTCTGTGCCTCGCAGCCGCGGGGAATCTGGTCTTTAGTGGATCAGCTGACAAGACCATATGCGTTTGGAGAAGGGATGGCAAGCTTCATGCATGCATATCTGTGCTGACAGGGCATACTGGACCTGTGAAGTGCCTGGCGGTGGAGGTGGATCATGAGAAATCCAAAGACGGTGATCAACGGTGGGTTGTGTACAGCGGGAGTCTGGATAAGTCTGTGAAGGTTTGGAGTGTGGCTGAGATGGCACCTGATATGGCCATGATGGAACAGCAGCAGCAATATCAGCAACATATTGGTTCTGATGCAGATTCATTGCCATCCGATGAAAGCAGCAGAGCTGGTAAGAACAGGGGGAAGTAA